The window TGGGCTATCTGCAACTTGCCGGCGCGGCCCTTGCGGTCGGCGCCGGTGAAGGCGCCCGGCGCGGTGCCGAAGAATTCGGCCTCCAGCAAGGTCTCGGGAATGGCGGCGGCGTTGAGGCTGACGAAGGGTTTGTCGGCGCGCGGCGAGGTCGCGTGGATGGCGTGGGCGAGCAGTTCCTTGCCGGTACCGGTCTCGCCCAGCAACAGGATCGGCGCCTCGCTGGCCGCGCCACGGCGGGCGCGGCGTTTTACTTCCAGGCTGGCCGGGCTGGTGCCGATGAAATGGCCGAAGCTGTATTTGGCCTGGCGCGCCTGCAGCAGCGAACGGGTCGAGGCCAGTTCGGCCTGCATGCGTTGGTAGCGGGTGAGTAGCGGCGACAGCGCGCGCAGTTCGTCGAACAGGGCGAAGCCGATGCCGCCGATGACAACGCCGGAGTCATCGCGGATCGGCACGCGCATGACCACCAGCGGGTCCTTGGCCATGTCGAGAATGTCCAGCAGCATCGGCCGGCCGCTGCTGACCACTTCGCGCATCAGGCTGCCGGGGATCACCTGTTCCACCGGGCGGCCGATGGCCTGCTCGGCGCTGTCCAGGCCGAAGCGCTGGGCGTAGCGCTGGTTGATCCAGACGATGCGCGCCTCGCGGTCGACGATTACCGTGCCTTCGCTGAACTGCTCGAAGATCTCGAACAGCGAACGGATCGCCAGTTGGCGAACGCTGGGGTAGTCCTTGAGGCTGTCGGTATCGGTCATGGGCGGGCCGTGCGCGGGGAGGGCAGAGGGCGCACTGTACCGGGATGTGGCGGACGGGTCAGCATCGGGTCATGGGGGGATTGCTTTTCGTAGGAGCGAGCTTGCTCGCGAACAAACCCCGCTGCGGGCTCGGGTTCGCGAGCAAGCTCGCTCCTACAGGTCGGGTTCACCGTCAGCCGGTAGGGCGCATAACGCCACAGGCGTTGTGCGCCGATGGCCTGGCGGCGGAAAGCGTTCCGCCTTATGCGCCCTACGGTCTGTGTGTGGCTTCTGAAATCCGTGCCTGTGCTTTCCCTCACCCTAACCCTCTCCCAAGGGGAGAGGGGACCGTTCGGTTCAGGATGAAGCTACTGTGTCAGCCGACACAATCAGCCCCCTCTCCCTCTGGGAGAGGGTTGGGGTGAGGGCCGCTCCGAGCGCACTTGTATCGGGCAGGTACAGGCATGCTTTAGCGCTTGGACAACTGCGCCTTGGCCACACGCGAGCCGTTGGGCTTGTCGAGCACGGCGCAGATGCGCGCGCCGGCGTCGATCAGCTTGTCGAGGTCGATGCCGGTGTGGATGCCCAGGCCGTTGAGGAGGTAGAGCACGTCTTCGGTGGCGACGTTGCCGGTGGCGCCCTTGGCATAGGGGCAACCGCCCAGGCCTGCGACCGAGCTGTCGAACACCGCGATGCCTTCCAGCAGGCTGGCGTAGATGTTCGCGGTGGCCTGGCCGTAGGTGTCGTGGAAGTGCCCGGCCAGTTGCGCGCGGGGCACGCGTTGGCCGACGACTTCGAACATGCGGCGGGTGGCGCCGGCGGTGCCGACGCCGATGGTGTCGCCCAGGGAGACTTCATAGCAGCCCATGGCGTGCAGTTCCTCGGCGACGGCGGCGACCTGCGCCACGTCCACCTCGCCCTGGTACGGGCAGCCGAGCACGCAGGAGACGTAGCCGCGCACGCGCACGCCGTGCTGGCGCGCCGCTTCCATCACCGGGATGAAGCGTTCCAGGCTCTCCTTGATCGAGCAGTTGATGTTCTTCTGCGAGAAGGCCTCGGAGGCGGCGGCGAACACCGCGACTTCCTTGACCTGGGATTCCAGCGCGGCCTCGAAGCCCTTCAGGTTCGGCGCCAGGGCGGCGTAGGTGACGCCAGCTTTCTGCTGGATGCCGGCGAAGACTTCCGCCGAGCCGGCCATCTGCGGCACCCACTTGGGCGAGACGAAGCTGCCGACTTCGATGTAGGTGAGGCCAGCGGCGGTGAGGTCGTCCACCAGGCGTACCTTGTCGGCGACGGCGATGGGTTGCTTCTCGTTCTGCAGGCCGTCGCGCGGGCCGACTTCGACCAGGCGGACGGATTGGGGCAGGGTCATTTGCGGTCCTCGTAGTGTTCCATGGAGGAGGGTGCGCAATGCTCGGCACCCTCTCCCTAACCCTCTCCCTGAAGGGAGAGGGGACTGTCCTGAGCGGCGGGAGGTTTCCGGCTCACACGGAAGGTCCGCGTGGCACGGATACTCCCTCTCCCTTCAGGGAGAGGGCGGGGGAGAGGGGCTTTTGGTCGTTACGCCGACGCCTCCTCCAGCTCCACCAGCGCCGTACCCTCCGACACCAGCTCGCCTTCGCTGCAATACAGCGATTTCACCACGCCAGCGTGCGGCGCGCGAATGCTGTGTTCCATCTTCATGGCTTCGAGCACCACCAAGGCTGCCCCAGCTTCGACGCTCTGGCCGGGTTCGACCAGGATGCGCACGATGCTGCCGTTCATCGGCGCACCCAGGCCGCCGTGGTGGGCGTGGGCCGCTTCGGCCTCGGCGATGGGGTCGAAACGCTGCACGGCCACCAGCTCACCGTTCCATTCCAGATAGAGGCTGTCGCCCCGGCGGATCACCTGGTGACGGCGGCGAATCTCACCATCCTTCACATCCAGCCACTGGCCATCCAGCTTGGCGATGCGCTGGCCGTCGGCATGGCGCAGACGCACCACGTGGGATTCGCCCTTGGCCAGCAGGTGCAGGTCAGTTTCTCCCGGCAGGCCACTGCGCCAGCCGCTCTGGGCGGACCAGGGCGAATGGGCGTCGTCGCCGCGCACGCGGGCGGTTTCGCTCTGCACCCAGGCTTCTGCGGCGAGCTGCCAGAAGCGCTCGGGCAGGGCGCTGGGGGCGGGCAGCAGGGTGTCCTGGTAGCGGGCGATGAAGCCGGTATCCAGCTCGCCCTCGGCGAACGCCGGGTGGGCCAGCACGCGGCGCAGGAAGGCCAGGTTGGTCTTGAAGCCGCCAACGGCGGTTTCGCCGAGCATCGACAGCAGGCGCTGGCGGGCTTCCTCGCGGTTCTCGCCCCAGGCGATCAGCTTGGCCAGCATCGGGTCGTAGAACGGCGAGATGTCGTCGCCCTCGCGGATGCCGCTGTCCACCCGGCGGCCGGGGCCGGCGGCGGGTTCGCGGTACAGCGTGAGGTGGCCGCTGGCGGGCAGGAAACCGCCTTCGGGGTCTTCGGCGTAGAGGCGCACTTCGATGGCGTGGCCCATCAGCGGCACTTGTTCCTGGCTGATCGGCAGCGGCTCGCCACGGGCGACGCGGATCTGCCAGGCCACCAGGTCGAGGCCGGTGATGGCTTCGGTGACCGGGTGCTCCACCTGCAGGCGGGTGTTCATCTCCATGAAGAAGAACTGGCCGCTGCCTTCGTCGTAGAGGAACTCCACGGTGCCGGCGCCGACGTAGCCGATGGCCTGGGCGGCGCGCACGGCGGCCTCGCCCATACCCTGGCGCAGTTCGACGGAGAGGCCCGGCGCCGGCGCTTCTTCCACCACTTTCTGGTGACGGCGCTGGATCGAGCAGTCGCGTTCGTTGAGGTAAAGGCAGTTGCCGTGTTTATCGGCGAAGACCTGGATTTCCACGTGGCGGGGCTTGGTCAGGTACTTCTCCACCAGCATGCGCGAGTCGCCGAAACCGGACTGCGCTTCACGCTGGGCGGACTCCAGCGCCTCGGCCAGTTCGGCCTCGCGCTCGACCACCTTCATGCCCTTGCCGCCGCCGCCCGCGGCGGCTTTCAGCAGCACCGGGTAGCCGATGCGCTGCGCTTCGCGCTGGAAGGTCGCGTAGTCCTGGGCCTCGCCGTGGTAGCCGGGCACCAGCGGCACGCCGGCGGTTTCCATCAGCGCCTTGGCCGCGGACTTGCTGCCCATGGCGTCGATGGCGCTGGCCGGCGGGCCGAGGAAGACCAGCCCTGCCTCTTCGCAGGCGCGGGCGAAGCCGGCGTTCTCCGAGAGGAAGCCGTAGCCGGGGTGGATGGCCTGGGCGCCGGCGGCCTTGGCAGCGGCCAGCACGGCGTCGGCGCGCAGGTAGCTTTCAGCCGGTTTGGCGCCGCCCAGGTCAATGGCGATGTCGGCCTCTTCGACATGGCGGGCATTGCGGTCGGTGGCGCTGTGCACGGCCACGG of the Pseudomonas sp. PSE14 genome contains:
- a CDS encoding sigma 54-interacting transcriptional regulator — protein: MTDTDSLKDYPSVRQLAIRSLFEIFEQFSEGTVIVDREARIVWINQRYAQRFGLDSAEQAIGRPVEQVIPGSLMREVVSSGRPMLLDILDMAKDPLVVMRVPIRDDSGVVIGGIGFALFDELRALSPLLTRYQRMQAELASTRSLLQARQAKYSFGHFIGTSPASLEVKRRARRGAASEAPILLLGETGTGKELLAHAIHATSPRADKPFVSLNAAAIPETLLEAEFFGTAPGAFTGADRKGRAGKLQIAQGGTLFLDEIGDMPLTLQSKLLRVLQEKEFEPVGSNEVLRSDIRLIAATSIDLDAALREGRFRADLFYRINVLPIEIPPLRERLEDLPALCEAILDGLRDDRQTLYELDAGGLALLARHAWPGNVRELRNLLERTVLLGDRPQIDAAALRSALGELQPLPATSTAPAAKLAEGQDFYAARDAFERELIANTLAEHAGNVDAAAQRLGLGRSTLYKKMAALGLQS
- a CDS encoding hydroxymethylglutaryl-CoA lyase — translated: MTLPQSVRLVEVGPRDGLQNEKQPIAVADKVRLVDDLTAAGLTYIEVGSFVSPKWVPQMAGSAEVFAGIQQKAGVTYAALAPNLKGFEAALESQVKEVAVFAAASEAFSQKNINCSIKESLERFIPVMEAARQHGVRVRGYVSCVLGCPYQGEVDVAQVAAVAEELHAMGCYEVSLGDTIGVGTAGATRRMFEVVGQRVPRAQLAGHFHDTYGQATANIYASLLEGIAVFDSSVAGLGGCPYAKGATGNVATEDVLYLLNGLGIHTGIDLDKLIDAGARICAVLDKPNGSRVAKAQLSKR
- a CDS encoding acetyl/propionyl/methylcrotonyl-CoA carboxylase subunit alpha, producing MSKIDTLLVANRGEIACRVMRTAKALGLTTVAVHSATDRNARHVEEADIAIDLGGAKPAESYLRADAVLAAAKAAGAQAIHPGYGFLSENAGFARACEEAGLVFLGPPASAIDAMGSKSAAKALMETAGVPLVPGYHGEAQDYATFQREAQRIGYPVLLKAAAGGGGKGMKVVEREAELAEALESAQREAQSGFGDSRMLVEKYLTKPRHVEIQVFADKHGNCLYLNERDCSIQRRHQKVVEEAPAPGLSVELRQGMGEAAVRAAQAIGYVGAGTVEFLYDEGSGQFFFMEMNTRLQVEHPVTEAITGLDLVAWQIRVARGEPLPISQEQVPLMGHAIEVRLYAEDPEGGFLPASGHLTLYREPAAGPGRRVDSGIREGDDISPFYDPMLAKLIAWGENREEARQRLLSMLGETAVGGFKTNLAFLRRVLAHPAFAEGELDTGFIARYQDTLLPAPSALPERFWQLAAEAWVQSETARVRGDDAHSPWSAQSGWRSGLPGETDLHLLAKGESHVVRLRHADGQRIAKLDGQWLDVKDGEIRRRHQVIRRGDSLYLEWNGELVAVQRFDPIAEAEAAHAHHGGLGAPMNGSIVRILVEPGQSVEAGAALVVLEAMKMEHSIRAPHAGVVKSLYCSEGELVSEGTALVELEEASA